In Nocardioides dokdonensis FR1436, the following are encoded in one genomic region:
- a CDS encoding acyl-CoA dehydrogenase family protein — translation MNRVLNDALDLTSDQKEFVALARDFAEKEIRPRAEAVDEADFESPIDLWKQAAQIGLTHFMMPEEYGGGGVTDLLTQILVQQELCYGDISIGNFLTSNGFFSGPVEALGSPEQKERWLGILCRDEPPVTALAVTEPGVGSDAAALQTRAVREGEEYVLSGQKTWISNAPYAEYFIVFATVDPSLRSRGITAFVVPRDTPGLSVGGPMKKMGQRGIVNAEVFLDQVRVPVENRLGEEGQGFYGMMRTFDASRILIGSSATGLSRAALDASLKYAQEREQFGTAIANHQAVAFRLADMAARVDTSHLLTVRAAKLYDAGRDCTVEAAIAKLTASENASWIASAALQTHGGWGYSREFPLERWMRDAKLEELEEGTSDIQRLIISRGLLAAGR, via the coding sequence ATGAACCGTGTCCTGAACGACGCCCTCGACCTGACCAGCGACCAGAAGGAGTTCGTGGCCCTGGCCCGCGACTTCGCCGAGAAGGAGATCCGGCCCCGCGCCGAGGCGGTCGACGAGGCCGACTTCGAGTCCCCGATCGACCTGTGGAAGCAGGCCGCGCAGATCGGCCTGACCCACTTCATGATGCCCGAGGAGTACGGCGGCGGCGGGGTCACCGACCTGCTGACGCAGATCCTCGTGCAGCAGGAGCTCTGCTACGGCGACATCTCGATCGGCAACTTCCTCACCTCCAACGGCTTCTTCTCCGGCCCGGTCGAGGCGCTCGGCAGCCCCGAGCAGAAGGAGCGCTGGCTCGGGATCCTGTGCCGCGACGAGCCCCCCGTCACCGCGCTGGCCGTCACCGAGCCCGGTGTCGGCTCGGACGCCGCGGCCCTGCAGACCCGCGCGGTGCGCGAGGGCGAGGAGTACGTGCTCAGCGGTCAGAAGACCTGGATCTCCAACGCGCCGTACGCCGAGTACTTCATCGTCTTCGCGACCGTCGACCCCAGCCTGCGCTCGCGCGGCATCACCGCGTTCGTGGTGCCCCGCGACACCCCCGGCCTCAGCGTCGGGGGCCCGATGAAGAAGATGGGACAGCGCGGCATCGTCAACGCCGAGGTGTTCCTGGACCAGGTCCGGGTGCCGGTCGAGAACCGTCTCGGCGAGGAGGGCCAGGGCTTCTACGGGATGATGCGCACCTTCGACGCCTCGCGCATCCTCATCGGCTCCAGCGCCACCGGGCTGTCCCGCGCCGCGCTCGACGCCAGCCTGAAGTACGCCCAGGAGCGCGAGCAGTTCGGCACCGCGATCGCCAACCACCAGGCCGTGGCGTTCCGCCTGGCCGACATGGCCGCACGCGTCGACACCTCCCACCTGCTCACGGTGCGCGCCGCCAAGCTGTACGACGCTGGTCGCGACTGCACCGTCGAGGCCGCCATCGCCAAGCTCACCGCCTCGGAGAACGCCTCCTGGATCGCCTCCGCCGCGCTGCAGACCCACGGCGGCTGGGGCTACTCGCGCGAGTTCCCCCTGGAGCGGTGGATGCGCGACGCCAAGCTCGAGGAGCTCGAGGAGGGCACCTCCGACATCCAGCGCCTCATCATTTCCCGCGGTCTCCTGGCAGCCGGGCGATGA
- a CDS encoding ABC transporter permease — protein MSLAAPERPVEQPPARPPEPRSRRWSLRGLADGWGLLVLPLAAFLVLVLVVPLGMILARSFTDPDLGLGNYQSFFGSGVYLDVLVNTFVTAISVTLICLAIGYPYAYLMTIAPAFWRTTLLILVLVPFWTSLLVRSFALLLLLRDTGAVNETLISWGLIDSPISMVRNFTGVLIGMVQVLLPFMVLPLYATMRGIDRRLLEAGESLGARPAFAFWRIFVPLSIPGIAAGGLLVFIQSLGFYITPALLGGPSDVMLGELIVQQVSTVLRWGFAAALATVLLLTTFALLAVVSRFVNVRAMFWKES, from the coding sequence GTGAGCCTCGCGGCCCCCGAGCGCCCCGTCGAGCAGCCACCCGCGCGTCCCCCGGAGCCTCGGTCCCGTCGGTGGAGCCTGCGCGGCCTCGCCGACGGGTGGGGACTGCTGGTGCTGCCGCTGGCGGCCTTCCTGGTCCTGGTGCTCGTGGTGCCGCTGGGCATGATCCTCGCCCGCAGCTTCACCGACCCCGACCTGGGCCTGGGCAACTACCAGTCCTTCTTCGGGTCCGGGGTCTACCTCGACGTCCTGGTCAACACCTTCGTCACCGCCATCTCGGTGACGCTGATCTGCCTGGCCATCGGCTACCCCTACGCCTACCTGATGACGATCGCGCCGGCGTTCTGGCGCACCACGCTGCTGATCCTCGTGCTCGTGCCGTTCTGGACCAGCCTGCTGGTGCGCTCCTTCGCCCTGCTCCTGCTGCTGCGCGACACCGGGGCGGTCAACGAGACCCTGATCTCGTGGGGTCTCATCGACTCGCCGATCTCGATGGTGCGCAACTTCACCGGCGTCCTGATCGGCATGGTCCAGGTCCTGCTGCCCTTCATGGTGCTGCCGCTCTACGCCACGATGCGGGGCATCGACCGGCGCCTCCTCGAGGCCGGCGAGAGCCTCGGGGCCCGCCCGGCCTTCGCGTTCTGGCGGATCTTCGTGCCGCTGAGCATCCCGGGCATCGCCGCCGGCGGGCTCCTGGTCTTCATCCAGTCGCTGGGCTTCTACATCACCCCCGCCCTGCTCGGGGGACCCAGCGACGTGATGCTCGGTGAGCTCATCGTCCAGCAGGTCAGCACCGTGCTGCGCTGGGGCTTCGCCGCCGCGCTGGCCACCGTGCTGCTCCTGACCACCTTCGCCCTCCTGGCCGTGGTCAGCCGCTTCGTCAACGTCCGTGCCATGTTCTGGAAGGAGTCGTGA
- a CDS encoding ABC transporter substrate-binding protein gives MRLSPRPLAMAAVGLLAVTVTACGGSSAEDGESLTVVMWGGSAQSAHVDSYVAPWAEENGVEVLQDQPTDYAKLRAQVESGKVSWGVVEAEPNFTVTACEDGLLEKIDTSVVDTSALDPQFVNDCAIPNLQYAFTISYNTDVFPDAHPTTWAEFFDTEEFPGKRGFWRYATGGIFEAALLADGVAAEDLYPLDIDRAFAKLDTIKDDIVFYDTGDQQVQLLASGEAPLVQAWNGRVFDAVKQGQPVANEFGEHLLSYDQIAIPKGYPNADLAMEWMGHFVEDLEGQAADADATAYSPVNPAALDLVADDVLPQLPTAPENDDSRAIVIDYTYWAENYDAVSERFNEWLAK, from the coding sequence ATGCGCCTGTCGCCCCGCCCCCTCGCCATGGCCGCCGTCGGCCTGCTCGCCGTGACGGTGACCGCCTGTGGCGGCAGCTCCGCCGAGGACGGCGAGAGCCTGACCGTCGTGATGTGGGGCGGCAGCGCCCAGAGCGCCCACGTGGACTCCTATGTCGCCCCCTGGGCCGAGGAGAACGGGGTGGAGGTCCTCCAGGACCAGCCCACCGACTACGCCAAGCTCCGCGCCCAGGTCGAGTCCGGCAAGGTCAGCTGGGGCGTCGTCGAGGCCGAGCCCAACTTCACCGTCACCGCCTGCGAGGACGGCCTCCTGGAGAAGATCGACACCAGCGTCGTCGACACCTCGGCCCTCGACCCGCAGTTCGTCAACGACTGCGCGATCCCGAACCTGCAGTACGCGTTCACGATCTCCTACAACACCGACGTCTTCCCCGACGCCCACCCCACCACGTGGGCCGAGTTCTTCGACACCGAGGAGTTCCCGGGCAAGCGCGGCTTCTGGCGCTACGCGACCGGCGGGATCTTCGAGGCCGCACTGCTGGCCGACGGGGTCGCCGCCGAGGACCTCTACCCCCTCGACATCGACCGGGCGTTCGCCAAGCTCGACACGATCAAGGACGACATCGTCTTCTACGACACCGGCGACCAGCAGGTCCAGCTGCTGGCCAGCGGTGAGGCGCCGCTGGTGCAGGCCTGGAACGGTCGCGTCTTCGACGCGGTCAAGCAGGGCCAGCCGGTCGCCAACGAGTTCGGGGAGCACCTGCTGTCCTACGACCAGATCGCGATCCCCAAGGGCTACCCCAACGCCGACCTGGCCATGGAGTGGATGGGCCACTTCGTGGAGGACCTCGAGGGCCAGGCCGCGGACGCCGACGCCACGGCGTACTCGCCGGTCAACCCCGCCGCCCTCGACCTGGTCGCCGACGACGTGCTGCCCCAGCTGCCGACCGCTCCCGAGAACGACGACTCCCGCGCCATCGTGATCGACTACACGTACTGGGCGGAGAACTACGACGCGGTCAGCGAGCGCTTCAACGAGTGGCTGGCCAAGTGA
- a CDS encoding acetate--CoA ligase family protein, with protein sequence MSTATVRGDRSAGSPPAPAAEPALADLSVFRDPEVVTVLGASADPGKWGYWLARGALTGAHRRQVHLVNRRGVEIEGHPSVTSLAEIEGDLGLVVLCVPAPALPDAVTEALARGARGFVGITAGLDRATGRPGAEVELARTIREGGARIIGPNCLGIYDASTDLRLAWGEFTPGALGIISQSGQLGSELANLAADRGLGVSRFVSVGNQVDVSARELVADLADHEATRVVALYVESFVDGRALADSLRLLHAAGKQTVLLTVGASTASQAAAASHTGSMTSALDVVDAACRVAGTVRVETPAQLVEVAQMLLDAPLPRGPRVAVVGDSGGQGAIAADVLTGQGLAVRSLDPAVRDSLGALLPPDAGIDNPIDLAGAGEQDLAVYAEVVERLLGDPAVDAVTMTGYFGSYGFHTPSLADAEEQVARRIAAASVATGKPVALHSMCRDSATITLIRELGVPTYHTIEMAALALAGATRIGAGSGRELEDVAVLPAEPTHGYLAARALLDAAGVDFPGAAGVRDVAGLRAAAATLQAPYVLKCDWEAHKTEVGGVVLGLADAEAAEAAFVEMSARLGGGLYVLEEMDTRRHTVELIVGARHDPSFGPVVVIGAGGVLAELLDDSVVELAPVDRDTARDMVARLRCEPLLAGWRGAPAVDREAVVDLVVAASRLICARPDLSDLELNPVRVAPDGLLAVDALVTHRQENP encoded by the coding sequence ATGAGCACCGCGACGGTGCGCGGCGACCGGTCCGCGGGGTCCCCTCCTGCACCGGCCGCCGAGCCGGCGCTCGCCGACCTGTCGGTGTTCCGCGACCCCGAGGTCGTCACGGTCCTCGGCGCCTCCGCCGACCCCGGCAAGTGGGGCTACTGGCTGGCCCGGGGCGCCCTGACCGGCGCCCACCGCCGGCAGGTGCACCTGGTCAACCGGCGCGGGGTCGAGATCGAGGGCCACCCCAGCGTGACGTCGCTGGCGGAGATCGAGGGCGACCTCGGCCTGGTCGTGCTCTGCGTGCCTGCTCCGGCGCTGCCGGACGCCGTGACCGAGGCCCTGGCCCGGGGTGCCCGCGGGTTCGTCGGGATCACCGCCGGCCTGGACCGGGCGACCGGGCGCCCCGGCGCCGAGGTCGAGCTGGCCCGCACCATTCGCGAGGGCGGGGCCCGGATCATCGGCCCCAACTGCCTGGGCATCTACGACGCCTCCACCGACCTGCGCCTGGCGTGGGGCGAGTTCACCCCCGGCGCGCTCGGGATCATCTCCCAGAGCGGCCAGCTGGGCTCCGAGCTGGCGAACCTGGCCGCCGACCGCGGCCTGGGCGTCTCCCGCTTCGTCTCGGTCGGCAACCAGGTCGACGTGAGCGCCCGCGAGCTGGTCGCGGACCTCGCCGACCACGAGGCCACCCGCGTGGTCGCGCTGTACGTCGAGAGCTTCGTCGACGGTCGTGCGCTCGCCGACTCGCTGCGGCTGCTGCACGCCGCCGGCAAGCAGACGGTGCTCCTCACCGTCGGCGCCAGCACCGCCAGCCAGGCCGCGGCCGCCTCGCACACCGGCTCGATGACCTCGGCCCTCGACGTCGTCGACGCCGCCTGCCGGGTCGCCGGCACGGTGCGCGTGGAGACCCCGGCCCAGCTGGTCGAGGTGGCGCAGATGCTCCTCGACGCCCCGCTGCCCCGCGGCCCCCGCGTCGCGGTGGTCGGCGACTCCGGCGGGCAGGGTGCGATCGCCGCCGACGTGCTCACCGGCCAGGGCCTCGCCGTCCGGAGCCTGGACCCCGCGGTGCGGGACTCGCTCGGCGCGCTGCTGCCGCCCGACGCCGGGATCGACAACCCGATCGACCTGGCCGGCGCCGGCGAGCAGGACCTCGCCGTCTACGCCGAGGTCGTCGAACGGCTGCTGGGCGACCCGGCGGTCGACGCGGTCACCATGACCGGCTACTTCGGCAGCTACGGCTTCCACACCCCGTCCCTGGCCGACGCCGAGGAGCAGGTGGCCCGCCGGATCGCCGCCGCGTCCGTGGCCACCGGCAAGCCGGTGGCGCTGCACTCCATGTGCCGCGACTCCGCCACCATCACCCTGATCCGCGAGCTCGGGGTGCCGACCTACCACACCATCGAGATGGCCGCCCTCGCGCTCGCGGGCGCCACCCGGATCGGTGCCGGGTCCGGGCGCGAGCTCGAGGACGTCGCCGTGCTGCCGGCCGAGCCCACCCACGGCTACCTGGCGGCGCGCGCGCTGCTGGACGCCGCCGGGGTCGACTTCCCCGGCGCCGCAGGGGTCCGCGACGTGGCCGGGCTGCGCGCCGCGGCCGCGACGCTGCAGGCGCCGTACGTGCTCAAGTGCGACTGGGAGGCCCACAAGACCGAGGTCGGCGGGGTGGTGCTCGGTCTCGCCGACGCCGAGGCCGCCGAGGCCGCGTTCGTCGAGATGTCCGCTCGCCTGGGCGGGGGCCTCTACGTCCTCGAGGAGATGGACACCCGCCGCCACACCGTCGAGCTCATCGTCGGCGCCCGCCACGACCCCTCCTTCGGGCCGGTCGTCGTGATCGGCGCGGGCGGGGTGCTGGCCGAGCTGCTCGACGACAGCGTCGTCGAGCTGGCCCCGGTCGACCGCGACACCGCCCGCGACATGGTCGCGCGGCTGCGCTGCGAACCGCTGCTGGCCGGCTGGCGCGGCGCCCCCGCCGTGGACCGCGAGGCGGTCGTCGACCTGGTGGTCGCGGCCTCCCGCCTCATCTGCGCCCGGCCCGACCTCAGCGACCTGGAGCTGAACCCCGTACGCGTGGCCCCCGACGGCCTGCTCGCCGTCGACGCCCTCGTCACCCACCGTCAGGAGAACCCATGA
- a CDS encoding ABC transporter permease, with translation MLTRRLTRGALAALAALTGLALVLPVLVIVPMSFNDSAFLQFPPSSFSTRWFENFFADPRWQASLMDSLRVAVLVTICAVVLGTAAAMGLVRGRLRLKALLSGLVIAPLVVPYVIVGLAFYAVALELGLTQTTLGLVLIHTAVAVPYVTINVAAGLASYDQRLEQAAMSLGANPFVTFIKVTLPIIAPSVVAGALFAFVTSWDEVVISLFLSGPELTTLPVQMWSGVRVQIDPTVTAVSTMLLLVTISVFATGGLTQLIRTRRLARQR, from the coding sequence ATGCTGACTCGCCGACTCACCCGTGGCGCACTCGCCGCGCTGGCCGCCCTCACCGGGCTGGCCCTGGTGCTGCCAGTGCTGGTCATCGTGCCGATGTCCTTCAACGACAGCGCGTTCCTGCAGTTCCCGCCCAGCAGCTTCTCGACCCGCTGGTTCGAGAACTTCTTCGCCGACCCGCGCTGGCAGGCCAGCCTGATGGACAGCCTGCGGGTCGCGGTGCTGGTCACCATCTGCGCGGTGGTGCTGGGCACGGCCGCCGCGATGGGACTGGTCCGGGGCCGGCTGCGGCTCAAGGCGCTGCTCTCCGGGCTGGTCATCGCCCCGCTGGTGGTGCCCTACGTGATCGTCGGCCTGGCCTTCTACGCCGTCGCCCTCGAGCTCGGCTTGACCCAGACCACCCTCGGCCTGGTGCTGATCCACACCGCGGTCGCGGTGCCCTACGTGACGATCAACGTCGCGGCCGGGCTCGCCTCCTACGACCAGCGCCTCGAGCAGGCCGCGATGAGCCTGGGCGCCAACCCGTTCGTCACCTTCATCAAGGTCACGCTGCCGATCATCGCGCCCAGCGTGGTGGCGGGTGCGCTCTTCGCCTTCGTCACGAGCTGGGACGAGGTCGTCATCAGCCTGTTCCTCTCGGGCCCCGAGCTGACCACGCTGCCGGTGCAGATGTGGTCGGGGGTGCGGGTCCAGATCGACCCGACCGTCACCGCCGTCTCCACGATGCTGCTGCTGGTGACCATCTCGGTCTTCGCCACCGGGGGCCTGACCCAACTCATCCGTACCCGTCGGCTCGCCCGACAGCGCTAG
- a CDS encoding SDR family oxidoreductase gives MTSTTPTPMTGPRTDPRFAGRVALVTGGGSGIGRAIALAYAAGGGTAVALGRRSEAVQETARLAEAAGGAGDWISCDVRDADALTAAVDQVVERHGRIDVLVNNAAGNFVVDGEDLSPNGWRAVIDIVLNGTFFATRAAGQHMLRAGSGSILNVIASYAWHGHPGTVHSAAAKAGVLAMTRTLAVEWADRGVRLNCLAPGPTETEGAGAALWATEEARAGVLGSVPMGRFTTPEEVAGTAAFLLSDEAAYVTGEVLTVDGGQWLGKQIYGRTDS, from the coding sequence ATGACCAGCACCACCCCCACGCCCATGACGGGCCCCCGCACCGATCCCCGCTTCGCGGGCCGGGTCGCCCTCGTCACCGGCGGCGGCTCGGGCATCGGGCGCGCGATCGCCCTGGCGTACGCCGCCGGCGGCGGCACCGCGGTCGCCCTGGGCCGACGCAGCGAGGCCGTCCAGGAGACCGCCCGGCTGGCCGAGGCCGCCGGGGGAGCGGGGGACTGGATCTCCTGCGACGTGCGCGACGCCGACGCCCTGACCGCCGCGGTCGACCAGGTGGTCGAGCGGCACGGCCGCATCGACGTCCTGGTCAACAACGCCGCGGGCAACTTCGTCGTCGACGGCGAGGACCTCTCTCCCAACGGCTGGCGCGCGGTCATCGACATCGTGCTCAACGGCACCTTCTTCGCCACCCGCGCCGCCGGCCAGCACATGCTGCGCGCCGGCAGCGGCTCGATCCTCAACGTCATCGCCAGCTACGCCTGGCACGGCCACCCCGGCACCGTGCACTCCGCGGCCGCCAAGGCCGGCGTGCTCGCAATGACCCGCACCCTCGCCGTGGAGTGGGCCGACCGCGGCGTCCGGCTGAACTGCCTGGCGCCCGGGCCCACCGAGACCGAGGGCGCCGGCGCCGCGCTGTGGGCCACCGAGGAGGCCCGCGCCGGGGTGCTGGGCAGCGTCCCGATGGGCCGGTTCACCACGCCCGAGGAGGTCGCCGGCACCGCCGCGTTCCTCCTCTCCGACGAGGCGGCGTACGTGACCGGAGAAGTGCTGACCGTCGACGGCGGACAGTGGCTGGGCAAGCAGATCTACGGAAGGACCGACTCATGA
- a CDS encoding TetR/AcrR family transcriptional regulator: MSRVSESGRRDQILRATCEVIADQGFRSLRVSDVAKRIGTATGTVHYYFPTKRDLLHAAFEHNFSRSLERRRQIIDAEDDPLTRLRALVESYLPEGEETERAWRVWAELWIEALHEPELQVINDAVYGEWRAMMAGLIRECQEQGLVRQGDAVIHTNLLIGAVDGLAIQVILGSRSMTIDRMRQVCTTYLDSLVEDVHV, translated from the coding sequence ATGAGCCGAGTCTCCGAGAGCGGGCGCCGCGACCAGATCCTGCGCGCCACCTGCGAGGTCATCGCCGACCAGGGGTTCCGCTCGCTGCGCGTCTCCGACGTGGCCAAGCGCATCGGGACCGCGACCGGCACCGTGCACTACTACTTCCCGACCAAGCGCGACCTGCTGCACGCGGCCTTCGAGCACAACTTCTCCCGGTCGCTGGAGCGCCGCCGGCAGATCATCGACGCCGAGGACGACCCGCTGACCCGACTGCGTGCGCTCGTGGAGTCGTACCTCCCGGAGGGCGAGGAGACCGAGCGCGCCTGGCGGGTCTGGGCCGAGCTGTGGATCGAGGCGCTGCACGAGCCCGAGCTGCAGGTGATCAACGACGCGGTCTACGGCGAGTGGCGCGCGATGATGGCCGGGCTGATCCGGGAGTGCCAGGAGCAGGGGCTGGTGCGCCAGGGTGACGCCGTGATCCACACCAACCTGCTGATCGGTGCCGTGGACGGCCTCGCGATCCAGGTGATCCTGGGCTCCCGCTCGATGACCATCGACCGGATGCGCCAGGTCTGCACGACCTACCTCGACTCGCTCGTCGAGGACGTCCACGTCTGA
- a CDS encoding ABC transporter ATP-binding protein, translated as MNQTITPAATAATGSPTEPTNGAAVSVRGIVKAYKGARALDGVDLEIRAGEFLTLLGSSGSGKSTLLNIIAGFTTATSGQVVVDDADLTRVAPHKRDLGMVFQHYALFPHMSVFDNVAFPLRRRKTPKADIAQRVQEALDVVELGHLAKRMPSQLSGGQQQRVALARAIVFRPRLLLLDEPLGALDRRLREQLQLEIKRLHRDLGITFVFVTHDQEEALAMSDRIALLRDGQIVQVGTPEELYERPAQLYAAQFLGESNVFAGGVEAGTFSDATSGAHLSCASGAVDGPGAMVVRPENLSILADGEPLPAGHNALSGTISEVTYLGSVVRLELTLPDGRRLVARADTAQRGLVVGASAVATWSSERCQIVSDSGEQVPHHRAGLVRP; from the coding sequence ATGAACCAGACCATCACCCCCGCCGCGACGGCGGCCACGGGCTCGCCCACCGAGCCCACCAACGGTGCGGCCGTCTCGGTGCGCGGCATCGTCAAGGCCTACAAGGGCGCCCGGGCGCTCGACGGGGTCGACCTCGAGATCCGGGCCGGCGAGTTCCTGACGCTGCTCGGCTCGAGCGGCTCGGGCAAGTCGACCCTGCTCAACATCATCGCCGGGTTCACCACCGCCACCTCGGGCCAGGTCGTCGTCGACGACGCCGACCTCACCAGGGTGGCCCCGCACAAGCGCGACCTCGGCATGGTCTTCCAGCACTACGCCCTCTTCCCGCACATGAGCGTCTTCGACAACGTCGCCTTCCCGCTGCGTCGCCGCAAGACGCCGAAGGCCGACATCGCCCAGCGGGTCCAGGAGGCGCTCGACGTGGTCGAGCTCGGTCACCTGGCCAAGCGGATGCCGTCGCAGCTCTCCGGCGGACAGCAGCAGCGGGTCGCGCTGGCCCGGGCCATCGTCTTCCGGCCCCGGCTGCTCCTGCTCGACGAGCCGCTCGGTGCCCTGGACCGGCGGCTGCGCGAGCAGCTGCAGCTCGAGATCAAGCGGCTGCACCGCGACCTCGGCATCACCTTCGTGTTCGTCACCCACGACCAGGAGGAGGCGCTGGCGATGTCGGACCGGATCGCGCTGCTGCGCGACGGCCAGATCGTCCAGGTCGGCACCCCCGAGGAGCTCTACGAGCGTCCCGCCCAGCTGTACGCCGCGCAGTTCCTGGGGGAGTCCAACGTCTTCGCCGGCGGAGTCGAGGCCGGCACCTTCAGCGACGCCACCAGCGGGGCCCACCTGTCCTGCGCCTCCGGTGCCGTGGACGGGCCCGGTGCCATGGTCGTGCGCCCCGAGAACCTGAGCATCCTCGCCGACGGCGAGCCGCTGCCCGCCGGTCACAACGCCCTCAGCGGCACCATCAGCGAGGTCACCTACCTCGGCTCCGTGGTGCGCCTGGAGCTGACGCTGCCCGACGGGCGCCGGCTCGTGGCCCGCGCCGACACCGCCCAGCGCGGGCTGGTCGTCGGCGCCAGCGCCGTGGCCACCTGGTCCAGCGAGCGCTGCCAGATCGTGTCCGACTCCGGCGAGCAGGTGCCCCACCACCGCGCCGGCCTGGTGCGCCCCTGA
- a CDS encoding thiamine pyrophosphate-binding protein, with protein sequence MSTPTPAAQAPTQTGGEALVAALAAHGVDTVFGIPGTHNLPIYAHLDAYGVRHFSPRHEQGAGYAADGYARSSGRPGVALTTSGPAVLNAAAAVAQAYSDSVPVLLISPGLPLAHPGLGNGYLHEVKDQQQALASVVAYSHRVTSVAEIPLAVAQAFATMTSGRPRPVHLEIPLDLLDESDVVVPVAPVPVAVSMPPAEVLAAAAEVLGSAQRPGIVAGGGARHAAAELVALAERWGAPVVTTTNGKGAVADDHELALGAGVHHPAVAAFAADCDVVLVVGSELAPADLWIGPLPYGGQVVRIDVDPVQVVTNALPDLALVGDAATCLAALTARLPGTPAEDAVGRADHWRKQLQGDARAEGRIYLSLIEAMAQALDRDAIVAADSAMACYYGALSNLPSYTPSSFLYPTGLGTLGYGLPAAIGAKIAHPDRQVIAMHGDGGVMFTIAELAGAAEAGLAIPLLVVDNGGYGEIRNEQVARGDATLGVDLGRVDFPTLARGLGCHGVSVEVSGLAAELRKAFAADRPTLVHVMEPTDG encoded by the coding sequence ATGAGCACCCCCACCCCCGCGGCCCAGGCGCCGACGCAGACCGGCGGCGAGGCCCTCGTGGCGGCGCTCGCCGCGCACGGCGTCGACACCGTCTTCGGCATCCCCGGCACCCACAACCTGCCGATCTACGCGCACCTCGACGCCTACGGCGTCCGGCACTTCTCGCCGCGCCACGAGCAGGGCGCCGGGTACGCCGCCGACGGCTACGCCCGCTCCAGCGGCCGGCCGGGTGTCGCCCTGACCACCTCCGGGCCCGCCGTGCTCAACGCCGCCGCGGCGGTCGCCCAGGCCTACTCCGACTCGGTGCCGGTGCTGCTCATCTCGCCGGGCCTGCCGCTGGCCCACCCGGGCCTCGGCAACGGCTACCTGCACGAGGTCAAGGACCAGCAGCAGGCCCTGGCCAGCGTGGTGGCCTACAGCCACCGGGTCACCAGCGTCGCGGAGATCCCGCTCGCCGTCGCCCAGGCGTTCGCCACCATGACGTCCGGGCGCCCGCGCCCGGTGCACCTCGAGATCCCGCTCGACCTGCTCGACGAGTCCGACGTCGTCGTCCCGGTCGCGCCGGTGCCCGTCGCCGTCTCGATGCCGCCCGCCGAGGTCCTCGCCGCCGCCGCGGAGGTGCTGGGCAGCGCCCAGCGCCCCGGCATCGTCGCCGGGGGCGGCGCCCGGCACGCCGCCGCCGAGCTGGTCGCCCTCGCCGAGCGCTGGGGCGCCCCGGTGGTGACCACCACCAACGGCAAGGGCGCGGTCGCCGACGACCACGAGCTCGCGCTCGGCGCCGGGGTGCACCACCCGGCCGTCGCCGCGTTCGCCGCCGACTGCGACGTCGTGCTCGTCGTGGGCTCCGAGCTCGCCCCGGCCGACCTGTGGATCGGGCCGCTGCCCTACGGCGGCCAGGTCGTGCGCATCGACGTCGACCCCGTCCAGGTGGTCACCAACGCGCTGCCCGACCTGGCCCTGGTCGGCGACGCCGCCACCTGCCTCGCCGCACTCACCGCCCGGCTCCCGGGCACCCCCGCCGAGGACGCCGTCGGGCGGGCCGACCACTGGCGCAAGCAGCTCCAGGGCGACGCCCGGGCGGAGGGTCGGATCTACCTGTCCCTCATCGAGGCGATGGCGCAGGCGCTGGACCGCGACGCCATCGTCGCCGCCGACAGCGCGATGGCCTGCTACTACGGCGCACTGTCGAACCTGCCGTCCTACACGCCGTCGAGCTTCCTCTACCCGACCGGCCTGGGCACCCTGGGCTACGGCCTGCCGGCAGCCATCGGCGCCAAGATCGCCCACCCCGACCGGCAGGTCATCGCCATGCACGGCGACGGCGGGGTGATGTTCACGATCGCCGAGCTGGCCGGCGCCGCCGAGGCCGGGCTCGCGATCCCGCTCCTGGTCGTCGACAACGGCGGGTACGGCGAGATCCGCAACGAGCAGGTCGCCCGCGGCGACGCCACCCTCGGCGTCGACCTGGGCCGCGTCGACTTCCCGACGCTGGCCCGCGGCCTGGGCTGCCACGGCGTCAGCGTCGAGGTCTCGGGCCTGGCCGCCGAGCTGCGCAAGGCCTTCGCCGCCGACCGGCCGACGCTGGTGCACGTGATGGAGCCGACCGATGGGTGA